The Dehalococcoidales bacterium genome segment TCAGCGGCAAATAGTGAGCCTGCTGCGCCAGCAAGGTCTGACCATCTACACCACCCGACGCAAGCACGGCCTGCACTTCTTCTACTGGCTGCTCCGCTGTCTCTCCGGCATCAAGCGGGAGCAGGCGCGGGTGCCTGCCATATACCACCGCTTCCTGGTATGGGACATCATGCACAAGACGCGGCCAGTCCGTCTCCTGGAGAACATGCTCAACCCGTTTCTTGCCAAGAGTGTCGTACTGTATGTCCACAAAGACCGCAAGGAGCCGGCGAATGCTTAGCTCCAGAATGACGGCGTCCGAGTTGCGGGAGTTCGTCAACAGGACGGGGGCTTTCATTGCCGCCCACCAGTTGCCCTCCGGGGCTATCCCCTACTACCGGGATGGGGTAATAGACCCCTGGGACCATGTGGAGTGTGCCATTGCCCTGGATATGTGCGGCATGTCCGATTCTGCCGCCAGGGCCTACCGATGGCTGGCCGAGCTACAGAACCCTGACGGTAGCTGGTGGTATACCTACCGGGACAACCGGCCGGAAGAACCGGCCAAGGACAGCAACCACAGCGCCTACGTCGCCACCGGTGTCTGGTACCACTACCTGGCTACCAGAGACAGGACCTTCCTCGACGAGATGTGGCCCGTGGTGGAAAACGGCCTTCACTTCACCCTTGGCCTGCAGCAACCCACCGGGGAGGTCTACTGGTCACGGGACCCCGGAGGCAACCCCTGGCCAAGCGCTCCCCTGAGCGGGTCGAGCTGTATCTACCTGAGCATAGTCAATGCGCTCAAGATAGTCGATGTCCTGGGGATTCAGCGACCGGAGTGGGAAAAAGCAGCCCGCAAGCTGGCCAGTGCTATCCGGGAACAGCCCCGGCTTTTCGACGTCCACGGTGACAACCACCGCGGCTACGCCATGAACTGGTACTATCCCATCCTGACCGGCTTGATATCCGGAGAACGGGCCAGAGAGCGTATTACCGGACAATGGGACAGGTTCGTAGTCGATGGCCGGGGGTGCAGGTGCTCCCTCGACCAGCCCTGGGTCACCGTGGCCGAGACCTGTGAACTGGCGCTGGCGCTGGCCGGTATCGGTGATATGGACAGGGCGAACATGCTGCTCGAATGGGCACTCCGGTTGCAGGACTCGGACGGCGGTTTCTGGACCGGAATAAATGTCGACGAGCAGCTAATCTACCCCCCTGACGAGAAGACCACCTGGACGGCGGCAGGGGTGATAATCGCCTCCCTGGCCGATACGGAGAACTCGCTGTTCGCGAATCTGTGAGGTTAGTGTGCTGCAACGCATCTTTCGGCGACTGCTTCCCAGGAGAGACCCCTCCAACGACTGCGTTGGCAACGACTGCGTTGGCAACGACTTCGTCGGCTACGAGGTACTGCTGGACTTTATCAGGGAGCGTTCCCTGCACCGGCTGGAAGGTGACCTGGTCGAGATTGGCTCCTTCATGGGCGGCGGGACCGCCAAGCTGGCCAGGTTCGCCCGCAGGCACGGCAAACGCGTCTTCGCTATCGATGTCTTCGACCCCGGTGCGGATACCACCGCAACTGAAGACGGAGTGATGATGTGCGATATCTACCAGGCATTCCTCGAAGGGCGCTCCCAGCTTGAAGTCTACCGGGAGACCACCCGTGGCCTGGACAACATTGTTACTATCGTTGAGGACTCGAAAGCGGTCTCATTTCCCCCGGAACAGAGGTTCGTTTTCGGATTCATCGACGGCAACCACCGGCCGGACTACGTCCGTAACGATTTCAACCTCATCTGGTCCAACCTCGTTGCCGGCGGCGCTCTCGGCTTTCATGACTACAATTTCGGACTGCC includes the following:
- a CDS encoding class I SAM-dependent methyltransferase, whose amino-acid sequence is MLQRIFRRLLPRRDPSNDCVGNDCVGNDFVGYEVLLDFIRERSLHRLEGDLVEIGSFMGGGTAKLARFARRHGKRVFAIDVFDPGADTTATEDGVMMCDIYQAFLEGRSQLEVYRETTRGLDNIVTIVEDSKAVSFPPEQRFVFGFIDGNHRPDYVRNDFNLIWSNLVAGGALGFHDYNFGLPEVTRCINDLMAEHTDETGEVREIETQHIILLVKKHTTGGG